The genomic DNA GAACCGAGATATGGATCACTTCCTTTCGGGTGATAGCTCCTGTATTCTTTCTTGATAAGGGATGCAGCGGTAATGCAAAAGACAATAATACATACCTTTAAACGTTACTAGCCTATTTGTATTACTGCATTGACAACACTTCACACCTCTCACCCCTTTCAATTATCATAAGAAAAGTCTTTCAACAACGTATCTAACGGGGTATATACCTTCTCGCGCTTATAATTCCGCCTTAGATACTCACCGTTGTCCTCCAAGTGCTTTCTCATAGCCGCCTGCCTACGCCCGACCATCATCTTCCAATGCGCCGCGTTGCCACTTTTCAATTCTTCAGCAACCATGAGATTCTTTTTGTATTTGACTATCTCACGTTCGATACGACGCTGTGTATCCCTCGCCTTTGCCACCCGTTCGTTAAGTTCAGGGTCGACCTTCGGTTGATTGTTCGTGTTGACACCCGGAATAAAGGGCACGTGTAAATGCCTGCAATTAATCCCTAAATGACCGCCCGGCAAACCATAATCGGCAGCCCACACGGGGTCATAAATAGATTTGTATTCGCTATCCATCGAAATATCGTTAGGTTGCCGCAAATCAACCACGTTACCTTGTATCAACTTACAACGGTCAGCCGAACCAACAATACTGGGCACGATGACCGTATGAACGCCATACTCACTCATGCGCTCTTTGCGTAACTCGTTATACGTGTTGTTGAGCGTTGACTTCATAACTGTTCGTGTATAGTTTTCAAGATTCCATGTGTTGCCGCCTTTATCCACGAAAGTAGACTGGATGCCCTTTTGCGCTAAATTAGCGATAGCACGCTCGACCGACTGCTCAAAAGTGTATAGCCCGGTGTTGAATGCGGCAGATGTTTCATTAAGCACATTGGTATAAGCCCTCTGCGCCGTCCCCACTCCGTAATGAGTAGTTACCAGAGTTTGATTCACATAGTTGTTTATCTCGCTCCACGCTTGGTTGTGGTACGCCCTCATAACGCTATCTAGGTTGTTCGGCATCGGTTTCGCCGGTTGCGGCATAACTTTGTCAATATCCTGCACAATCCCCTTGCCCGCTTCTTTGAACATCTTTTTGATTTCTGGTTCCGCCACCCGTGTAACACTAGCAAGAAGCGCCACAACATCAGCGTTAAATAATCTTAACTCCGATAACTTTTCCGCCTGCCAGTAGGTTATATCTTCATGTCCATTTTTCAGACGTTCAATGATGATGCGAATGATTTCACCTTCGAGCGATTGATAAAGTTCCGACATGTTACCTGACCATAAATCTAATTGGGTTGGTGTGATAGTCATTCAATCACTCCTTTTAATCAAGTTATTCTAAATATTCCTCTAATGCGCCATCCGCTTTTTCTTGAAGAATTCTATCCTCTTCTGATTCAGCCAGCTCCTTCAACGCGATAAAAGCCGTGTTGTTTTCAAGTGGTCCAGCTTCGCACTCGTACCTGCACGATTCTAACACCTTAACAATCTTTCTTAATTCCATCACAATCACTCCCAATTAAAACGCCAGTTTTTAGAATGAATCCATATATTCGTTGCAGTGATTTCACTTCCGAACCTCACAGTAAAAGTTGGAGACTTTATCCGCTTGATCTTCATCAATCTAAATAAGTGTATAAATCGTATTATCCTCATCCGTCACTCCTCCTCACCAAATTCTTTTTTCTCGTTTCGGTAATTCATAGCCATCGGGTCCATCTCCACTTGCTCTGATTGGATTACCTCCAACCATTCCTCAGCGGTCTTCTTAGGAACCTTAAACACACGCTGGATGACCTCAACTGTTGGTATCAGTCCGAACGCTTTGGCTTGGCTATAAAACCTAAGCAACGCCGAACGATCTTGGAACACGCCGTCATCGAAATCAACGCCGATATGCTCAAACGTTGGTATATCGCCATCAAATAGCTTCTTGCCATTCCAAGTAGTAGCTTTGGCCAATTCCAAGACCGACACGATTAAACCTTTGATGAACTTCTCGACCTCATTCACATGGTCGTTACGAGTCCTGAACGTTAAATCGTTCTCGCTCACAATCTCGGTAGCTGTTTTCATCGAACGCCCATCAAATGAAAATGTGCCGACTGACAGCTTCAATTCCATCTCCAATGTCCTCAATGACTGGTTGATAGCTGCAACATACTGCTCTGTCCGAATATCACTCGTAACATCCTTGACCATTTCCTCGTCCTGCGCCATACGCATTGACTTGTAAACGTTGGTATCTGCATCAAACACCTGTATAGGTGGCATACCATCCTCTGACGGCATCGTCTGCAGCATGAAGTCACTCACAAACACTGTCCGCTGCCCCATCTTGATTTCCCACCAGAACTGGTCATACGTGTCATTAATCTTTCTGAGTGTCGATTTGGAGTTGTCAGCAATCCCTAGACCTAGCGTACTGTGAGGATTGATGTTGTTGAATCCGTTTGGTGTGACATAGTTAAACAATGTTCTGGTCAGTCCTACGATTACCGTTTCTTCTTGCAATCCGTCATACAAATCACTCAATGGCACTAGTTTACCGATTTCGGCTTTGTTATCGGACTTGTATAACTCATTAGTAATGACGTAATTGCCTTCCTGCCATTCATGAAACTCTAGCAGCGTGTAATAGACAGCCTTGCCGCCTACCATCTTCATCGTTACCGACTTCATGACACCTTCTGATATTCCATTGCTGTTGTTTCTGAGGGGATAGAACGCATTTGCCAAGGCCCATGAGAACTCTACTTGCCCGCTGTTCATGTCAACGTAAGGCCTAACAGTCAATCCGCCAGTTGCGTACATCGGCTCAAGGTACTTCGCTAGATTCTTCTTAAAGTCGTTATGCTCAAATACGTGTTGAATGAAGTCATCAGCTGATTTGTAGGTGTTCGTCGTCCCTTTTTCTTCATCAGCATCTGACACAACGATTTCACACTGCTCATTGAACACAAGGCCCGACAGTAGACTCGAACTCAATTTCATCATGTTGATGCTCTGATAATCTCGTTCTTTCTGGTGTCCAGCCGAGTTGATATATTTCACTTGGTCGTAATCGCCTTTATAGATGCTGAAACTTGATTCAATCCTAGCCAATTCAGCAGGATCTATATTGATTTTCGGATGGTCATTAATAGATTTTAGCGTTTGCCCTGACAATGCATACCCTCCTCTCTTAAATAGATTTTTGATTCGGTCTACCAGTTTCAAATTGCCACCTCATTCCCTATACTCAATGTAGTTAACGGAATTAAGGGGGATTGAATACTTTAATCTGCCGGTTTTATCTGCAATGTGAATAACAACCAGAGAGTTTGATAAATCCCCTTTGTGAACGGATTTCAGCACTTGGTCAGTTGCAAAATCATCCAATATAAGTTCATTGCCGTTATTAAGCATCAAAATAGCGTTCATCCTTTTTCTCCTCCTAGACCTTTAACCTGAAGTCTCTTGCGTTGCTCAGACACAGATAAACGAACATGTCGACTGAATGGTCATCCTCTTCAATTACACGTGGATTATCGCTATGCAGCGTCTTCTCATCCCAACTAAACTTCTTATGTTCTTCAATGAATACCTCTGTGCTATCTGTAAATGGCATTCCAATCGGATATGGGTCCTTTAAATAATAAAAACGCCCATCAGCTAACAAGCTGTGAACGTAATCAAACATATCCACTTTCTTTTTCTTAGCTACTGGCACCAGATGCTGTCCGTAGTCAGCAAAGTATTGATTCCGCAATGCAGCTTCTGCGCTATCAATCGTCCGTTTCATGATTCTAGCACCCTTAAATCGTTCTTGTGTCGATGTCTTGGTTATGAAATCGTTCAAATCCTTCGCTAAAGCACTTGGCGCCTTTTTGTTCACCTTGCCCGCCGGACTGTAGTAATACAAATTCAGCAATATAACCTTACCTTTAGCTGTTAACCCAAAGCACCCATATGTTGTAGCTGATTGAGCGTGACCACCATCGATTGAGTAATACAACGCAATCACTCTGTCGTCCTCTGGTAGCCCTTTTAACTCTTTGAATAGGTTTATGTTGAATACGTTGTTTCCGAGTCCTACAGGCTCACCCAGATAGATGTAACGGTAATAGTCGAAGTCATTCTTCTTTATCCGTTCAATGTCTGCCAGCATCTGTTCAGTGACGAACCCTAATTCATCATCCATATAGCTCGAATGATGCACCAGATAGTCATCTTCACCAACCATTCCGTCTGACCATTCATTTATCCAATGGTACGGGTTACGTGGTGGGTTGTATGACCAGAAGAACCGCACAAAGTCGGATAAATCGTGTTTCTGCCGCATGAAAGTAACGTTCGTTTGGTCGAACTCTTCTGGACTGCCGAACTCTGCGGCTTCCTCGTACCAGACAGCAATGATATTACCAATGTCGTTTGATTTCAGCTTTGCAAAGTCATCTGAACCATAGAAGTAGAAGGTGGATCCAGTAGAAATGTGAGTAATCTTAAATGGAGCAACTGTAGACTTAAATTGTCCAGCCATACCGAACTTGCCCAAGGCCCATTGTATCTTCAAGAAGACTGAATCCCTTATCGTATTACCGACTTTACGGATTACCACAACGTTCCCTTTCTCGCCCTCAGCCAAATACCCCAACATCATGTTAACAAGCTGTAAAGCTATCACAGACGACTTAAACGAGTTACGGCCACCACGCAAGATATTATACGGCTTGTCAGTTGTCCATACTGACTCGAAATGTGGATTCACGTTCTGTTGAATGTCGATTGTAGGCTCTGTCATTTCTTAGCACTCCATTTGTCAACGACGATAATCTTAGGTGGTTCAATATCTTTATTGCTCTCTTGCAACTTCTTCGTTTCTACTTTAACTTTTTCGACCTGCGCTTCCATCATACGCATTTGCAACTGTAATTTAGGGTCGAACATACCGATGTGCTTACCTATTAGTTCAGTTGCTTTATTCGCTCCTGTACTATCAAACTGATATTCACCTGTTTCAACCAATTCTTGTGAACCGTGGTCGTATTCCATAACCGGTTCAGCTTGCATGGATCTATCGGATATATCCTTCAACCGTTTGAGCACCCAATAAGCATCCAACTCTAATTCATCGGCTCGTTTATCCTTCAATTCCTTCACACGTGCGAGGACTTCAACATGTTTCAACAATCGTTGCCCTTGCGAATATGCCGTTCTCTCACTATATCCCGCTCTAATAGCGGCTTGTGTAGCGTTCAAGTCAATCATGTACTCCTTGCAGAACATCTCCTGTTTCGCACTTAGTTTCACATCGTATCACCTCATTATGCTAATCGCTTAGTATATTTTTAGGCATAGAAAAAGCACCCCACGCGCTCGGAGTGCTCTAATTCTCTTAAAATCTACCTTTGACCAATAAAAAACTCATAGTTCCTTCTATAGCGTCTTCGACACTTTCCACGACACCAACTTCTTTTTGTCCTTGCAACAACATCGCGTAATTGAGTAATCTATCAGATATATCAATCGTCGCAAGCGTCTTTTCTTCCTCTATATTCTTTTTATGGAATTTAAGAACTTTTCCTGATGCCTCGAAAGTAATAATACAATCGGCGAAAACACATTTATTTTCGTCATTAAAATATTTAGGTGTAGGTAGGTTATTACCCGACAATCTTTCGGCTATATCCCTCATTATGCTATCTACTATCTTCCTAACCTGAATGATATCATATGACTCTTCTGATATCTTAGAGATATAAGAATCTATCCAGTCTCTGCTCATAAATTTCACCCCCCTCCCTGACATCATTCGCCAAGAAAGGTGTAAATCCTTTATTTATCATACGTATGTATGCGGGGCTTATGGAGGTCGTCCATCGTTCGAACGCCCCCTCTTTTAATTCTCCCCCATCACTATTGCAACTTTGCACATCATCCGCATATCATGCCGCATCAATTCTACTCTTAATTTTCTTTCTAGCCCTGTTTATAGACTGTTGCACCATGCTTTTACTGACGCCTAATTCATCTGCAATCTTTGACCAACTCATTCCTTGGGCAACATGAAGAATGTAGCATTGCCTTTCTCTCAACGAGAAAGATGCAAGAATATCCGCCATAATAACCTTTTCTTCTCTCGTCATGAACAGATGCTTTTTATTGATGTCACTTTCTTCTCTCAACTGCATTTCAATATCCGGAATCAAATCGATATTCTCATACGACCTACGCTGATAGACTGCCTTTTCATCGACCCCTCGATAAGTACCCGGCTGCCTTCCTGTAGTCATCCATTCAAGCGAAAAGGACATACTCTCAATCATGCTATTAATCTGCTTCAAGTCTTGCATCTCAACAGGGTTATCCCTGTCCACTTGATCAGCACGCCTCTTCAAATCCTGTCGCCCCACCGTATACTCCTGAATCAATTCATCCGCCCAATTCAACATGTGAATGCCCCCTCATCGTCGTCTAAATGCCCGCCCGTTTTCCAATCAGCGAATAATTTTTCTTATCATGTGTGGCTTGCAATCAATCACCTGGTGCTCCATCCTCCGTCTGCTGAAATCCCGCTTATGCCGCTGTCGAACAACAATCTTTTTCTCCTCTTCAAGCTGATACCACTTGACTGCCGCCTTTTTAAGCCACTCAAAATTCCTGTGGAAAAACGCCCGGATATTCGCAATAACTTTCTCAACCCACTTAGCTAGTGACTTTATAGCCTCAACTAACTTTTCTTGATTAATTTCCATCCCATTCACTCCTTTTGAAATAAAAAAGGACACCAAACAACAGCGTTATGCCGTTGCTCAGTGTCCCCGGTTGTTCCAGTAGACTTATTTAGTTACCATCAGTATTCATCGCCGCACAGAAGCCAACCTTGAAGCAAACTCAGTTCATTCAATCTTTCGTTTGCTCCTTTTTCCTCCAAGAACTCCATTCGCTCTTGGATTTTGTTTTCGATGTCACTTGACCAAAGTTTTATTTCGTTTTGATGTTTTAAACGCTCATTTTCTTTCCTCAACTCTGTTATTACGGATACTTTAATGCCGTTATCTCTTTTGTAGTTTTCAAACTCATTTTTCAAAACTTCGTATTTAGAAGGTTTATTGTTATTGGCTTGTTTAAGCAACGCCTTTGTCACCCTGTCCAAACGATTCCCTCCTATCTCTTCGTATAACTAATCTCATAAAACAAAGGCTTATCATCCTGCCACGTAATAATCTGCTTTCCAAATCCGTTACCAGGCTTGTCCACCTTTTCTATTTGCCCATCCTTCACTCGGTACACCGCATTTTCATCTAGTTTAATCTGTGCTGTTCTTTCCACCAGGACCCCTCCTATGTGTTATAATAACCCTGCCAAGGACGGGAGGAATCCTGTCTTTTTTATTTGTTATCCAACTCCGTCAACATGTGCAGCCGAATCTTCGCCGCCGTTTTTTCACCTACGCCATCAATCTCCGTTAACGTCTGCATCTTACCTGTCAAAAACTCGTAAAATATCTCCGTCGCTTCCTTCTTTCCTGCTTCCCGGCCTTTATTCCAAGCCATCATGACCGTTGGATCAAGTGGATTTCTCATGAGCTACACCTAATCGCCTTCAACAACTTTTCATTGTCAGCCACAAGCGCCTTTTTAAACTTTGCAAAGTTATCAAACAAAAACGGTTCATAGGTCAGTGCGAAATAGTCACAATACCGAATCACATCTTCAATTTCCATTTTGATCATGCCACTTTCTAAACCTTCAATACGGTATTTCGGCATCCTCAACACCCCTGCTAGATCATTAGTACTCATCCCCTCGCTTTTGCGAAGGTAGCTAATTTTATCTGGCATGCTTTTGATTTCTGGAAACCCTTGATTAGTCATTTCAATCCCTCCAATGCTTCACGTGCCACTTCCGGACACCGTTCGAAAAATTGAACCTCTGGATCGTGCGCTATCTTTTCCAACGCTTCACGAAATCGCTGGTTTTCCCTCCCCAACTCTCTATTGGCTACATGTAACCTTGCGTGGTCTTTGATTCTGTCGTCGCATAATTCTTCCAGCTTCCGCACCCGTTCGGCCTGTTCGACAAGTCGCTTATATTCAATTTCGTCAACCGTCGCAAAACGATTACCATGTGCATCTGTCCAGATTCTTCGCTTTTTGAGTTGTTCATAATATTCTTTTCCGTTGATATCCAAGTGTTGCGTAAGTCGTTCCGCTGTTGTTTTCCCCGTCACCCTAACCCCTCCTCAATTCCTCATGATAAATAATCCCATTTCGCTTCTTCGCGAACTCAACCTCATACTGCAAGACAGGCCCGCGAATCACCTTAACAATCCGCCCTGTTAGCCCCGCATAATCTTGAAGGTAGTAATAGTCCTCGATGTCAGACTCGTTCGGTTTAGCAACAACTATCACCGTATCGCCAACCTCAAACGCTTCGCTGATTGTTGATGGTAGTGCATCAAATATCGTGAGTTGCTGCACCATGTCGTTCACTTCTTATCACGTTTTTGGCGAATCTCAACTGTTGGTGAATATAGTCGTCATCAGGACCACCGCCGCCTGTCATCCAGTCACCAATGCGTATACGAATATCTTGCAACACCCAAGCCGGAAGTTGACCGGCAAGAGCGTTGATTTGTTCTAGCGCCGTCATGTTATCACTCCCTATTTCTTGCGGCTCACAATAGGTCCATGAGCCGCATTTTTCGTTTACACAGGCGAAAATGCTTGAAGTTCGCTCGATTGATAGAACTACGCATTTTGGTCGTACTGCGTCACTTGTCCGAAACGTATTCATAGTGACTAACTTCTTTTCTAAGTTCCTGTTCAGTCAGTTTTTCAACGTAACTCTCTTCGAGAGAAACGCCCTCTACACCGGAAACTAAATCTACTAAGGCTCTTTCGAGGTATTCACGCGGACAATTTGGATTGCACCAATAATCCATCCCATCAATTACCCATTCCATCAAATTCACTCCTTCGCCGTTTGTGTCATATGTGAAACTACTTAATTGCCAACAGCCACTTTGTAACGTGATTTACTACTAACCATTTCCGGTAAATTCGCTCTTACTAAAGCATCTGCAAATGGTGGAGGAACGCTATTTCCCACACGCTTTATTTGTTCTGCTTTCGTCCCCGGGTGCTGATAACTTTCAGGGAATCCCTGCCCTTTGAATAGTTCATGTGGTTGAAGCATGCGTAGCCCGATGTCAGTTATTTGTTTGCCGTTAGTAATACAAGTTGTTAAAGCGAAACGATCTTTAGTCGTTATCGTGTGCAACGGCTCGTATAACCCCTGCGCTGTACTTTGACCATAATATTTTGTTAGGAATGCGTAGACCAAGGCGAATCGATTACCACCTGCTGTTATCGTGTGTAACGGCGTATCTAGCGCAAGTCCTCTAACTTCTGATTCAGTCCGCTCTGTGTAATAGCTGATTAAATAAGCAGCTATATCGTCACTCACCATAAACGGGTTATCAGCTTCAATTACGAATTTATTCAATCCGCGTTCAATGCGCTTTAATGTGTTTGGTACCAACGGTTTTTTTCTGTCGAATATCGAAGGTGCTCCAATGCTCCAATCGATAATTTCCGAAGATGTACGCCATGGTTTCAACCTTTTTGATTGCACCGCTAAACTCTGTGGATCTCCGTGCGTTGGTCCTGGCCAAGTAATTGCCTTGCCGTCGCATCTAGCAATCATGAACAATCGCTCGCGAGTCGTAGGCGCTCCGTAATCACAAGCTCGCAACTTTTTAAATTCAACCTGGTAGCCCAATGCTTCCAGTGTTTTCACGAAACTTTGAAACGTCTTTCCTTTTAGTTCTTTGACTGGCTTCCCATCCTTAATTGGTCCCCAGTCTTGAAATTCCTCGACGTTTTCAAGCATAATTACCCTTGGTTTAACAGCTAAAGCCCACTTGATCGCAATCCATGCGAGCCCTCTGATTTCCTGCTTAACCGGCTTCCCGCCTTTAGCTTTTGAGTGGTGGGTACAATCGGGACTAAACCAAGCTAGTCCCACTTTGCGCCCTCTCACCGCTTTTACTGGGTCCACATCCCAAACCGACTCACAATAATGCTCTGTATCTGGATGATTCAACTTGTGCATCTCGATAGCAGCAGGGTCATGATTAATGGCTATATCAACTGATAAACCTGTTGCCATCTCAATTCCTGTCGATGCTCCACCCCCGCCCGCAAAGTTGTCGACGATAATCTCACGAAATAAATCTAGTTGCAATGCTCACCCTCCCCGCTTACTTAACCACCCAAGCGCAAACCCCGCGCTAATCAACAAAACCGCAATAACAAGCATGATGACTGCACCTGATGCTATTGTTTCTGACAACCTTGTACCCCCTATTCCGCTTTCCTGTTTAAACGCCTCATGACAGCGATATATCTATGCGTCGTAAAATCATTCGCAAACTTCTTTTTCGGACCATATGACCCGGGATCCAAAGCGAACATTTTCCGTGTCTCCGAATCTTCACTCATAGATACAAGTTCGAACCCCTTTGCTACAAGTTCCGCGACACGTCTATCGACTACCGCTTTATCTCCACCCGTGACCCTTGTTGTGAAATACTTGCTCATACTCCCAGCCCCCTAAACTGATTTGAGATAGTGCAGCACGTACCCCTTTTCACTTTTTACCAAATCGCAATTCATAAAGAAAAACGGATGCGGTATAGATTTCCTTCCGCCCTTCTTG from Sporosarcina sp. FSL K6-1522 includes the following:
- a CDS encoding phage minor capsid protein gives rise to the protein MTITPTQLDLWSGNMSELYQSLEGEIIRIIIERLKNGHEDITYWQAEKLSELRLFNADVVALLASVTRVAEPEIKKMFKEAGKGIVQDIDKVMPQPAKPMPNNLDSVMRAYHNQAWSEINNYVNQTLVTTHYGVGTAQRAYTNVLNETSAAFNTGLYTFEQSVERAIANLAQKGIQSTFVDKGGNTWNLENYTRTVMKSTLNNTYNELRKERMSEYGVHTVIVPSIVGSADRCKLIQGNVVDLRQPNDISMDSEYKSIYDPVWAADYGLPGGHLGINCRHLHVPFIPGVNTNNQPKVDPELNERVAKARDTQRRIEREIVKYKKNLMVAEELKSGNAAHWKMMVGRRQAAMRKHLEDNGEYLRRNYKREKVYTPLDTLLKDFSYDN
- a CDS encoding phage portal protein, with amino-acid sequence MSGQTLKSINDHPKINIDPAELARIESSFSIYKGDYDQVKYINSAGHQKERDYQSINMMKLSSSLLSGLVFNEQCEIVVSDADEEKGTTNTYKSADDFIQHVFEHNDFKKNLAKYLEPMYATGGLTVRPYVDMNSGQVEFSWALANAFYPLRNNSNGISEGVMKSVTMKMVGGKAVYYTLLEFHEWQEGNYVITNELYKSDNKAEIGKLVPLSDLYDGLQEETVIVGLTRTLFNYVTPNGFNNINPHSTLGLGIADNSKSTLRKINDTYDQFWWEIKMGQRTVFVSDFMLQTMPSEDGMPPIQVFDADTNVYKSMRMAQDEEMVKDVTSDIRTEQYVAAINQSLRTLEMELKLSVGTFSFDGRSMKTATEIVSENDLTFRTRNDHVNEVEKFIKGLIVSVLELAKATTWNGKKLFDGDIPTFEHIGVDFDDGVFQDRSALLRFYSQAKAFGLIPTVEVIQRVFKVPKKTAEEWLEVIQSEQVEMDPMAMNYRNEKKEFGEEE
- a CDS encoding PBSX family phage terminase large subunit gives rise to the protein MTEPTIDIQQNVNPHFESVWTTDKPYNILRGGRNSFKSSVIALQLVNMMLGYLAEGEKGNVVVIRKVGNTIRDSVFLKIQWALGKFGMAGQFKSTVAPFKITHISTGSTFYFYGSDDFAKLKSNDIGNIIAVWYEEAAEFGSPEEFDQTNVTFMRQKHDLSDFVRFFWSYNPPRNPYHWINEWSDGMVGEDDYLVHHSSYMDDELGFVTEQMLADIERIKKNDFDYYRYIYLGEPVGLGNNVFNINLFKELKGLPEDDRVIALYYSIDGGHAQSATTYGCFGLTAKGKVILLNLYYYSPAGKVNKKAPSALAKDLNDFITKTSTQERFKGARIMKRTIDSAEAALRNQYFADYGQHLVPVAKKKKVDMFDYVHSLLADGRFYYLKDPYPIGMPFTDSTEVFIEEHKKFSWDEKTLHSDNPRVIEEDDHSVDMFVYLCLSNARDFRLKV
- a CDS encoding terminase small subunit, whose translation is MKLSAKQEMFCKEYMIDLNATQAAIRAGYSERTAYSQGQRLLKHVEVLARVKELKDKRADELELDAYWVLKRLKDISDRSMQAEPVMEYDHGSQELVETGEYQFDSTGANKATELIGKHIGMFDPKLQLQMRMMEAQVEKVKVETKKLQESNKDIEPPKIIVVDKWSAKK
- a CDS encoding sigma-70 family RNA polymerase sigma factor — encoded protein: MLNWADELIQEYTVGRQDLKRRADQVDRDNPVEMQDLKQINSMIESMSFSLEWMTTGRQPGTYRGVDEKAVYQRRSYENIDLIPDIEMQLREESDINKKHLFMTREEKVIMADILASFSLRERQCYILHVAQGMSWSKIADELGVSKSMVQQSINRARKKIKSRIDAA
- a CDS encoding DUF3954 domain-containing protein — translated: MERTAQIKLDENAVYRVKDGQIEKVDKPGNGFGKQIITWQDDKPLFYEISYTKR
- a CDS encoding helix-turn-helix transcriptional regulator → MTNQGFPEIKSMPDKISYLRKSEGMSTNDLAGVLRMPKYRIEGLESGMIKMEIEDVIRYCDYFALTYEPFLFDNFAKFKKALVADNEKLLKAIRCSS
- a CDS encoding DUF6877 family protein; the encoded protein is MTALEQINALAGQLPAWVLQDIRIRIGDWMTGGGGPDDDYIHQQLRFAKNVIRSERHGAATHDI
- a CDS encoding DNA cytosine methyltransferase, with the protein product MQLDLFREIIVDNFAGGGGASTGIEMATGLSVDIAINHDPAAIEMHKLNHPDTEHYCESVWDVDPVKAVRGRKVGLAWFSPDCTHHSKAKGGKPVKQEIRGLAWIAIKWALAVKPRVIMLENVEEFQDWGPIKDGKPVKELKGKTFQSFVKTLEALGYQVEFKKLRACDYGAPTTRERLFMIARCDGKAITWPGPTHGDPQSLAVQSKRLKPWRTSSEIIDWSIGAPSIFDRKKPLVPNTLKRIERGLNKFVIEADNPFMVSDDIAAYLISYYTERTESEVRGLALDTPLHTITAGGNRFALVYAFLTKYYGQSTAQGLYEPLHTITTKDRFALTTCITNGKQITDIGLRMLQPHELFKGQGFPESYQHPGTKAEQIKRVGNSVPPPFADALVRANLPEMVSSKSRYKVAVGN